A stretch of DNA from Ricinus communis isolate WT05 ecotype wild-type chromosome 4, ASM1957865v1, whole genome shotgun sequence:
CTCTCGCACATTCTCTGCAATTAGTTATCTACTTTGGGAAGATTTAGTTAACCAATCCTCAAAGAAATGTAACCCAGAAGAAAGCAGATTGCATATCAACAAAACAAAGTTGCATCATGCAGAAAAGATGATTAAGGGTGCTATGGTTGAGCTCTATAAAGGTCTGGGTTATCTCAAGACTTATAGGTATAATCATGTTCGGATGATTTATTAAATTGCATTACCGAAATTGAGTTTGGAATAGAGAAAGCTTACTTGTTTTATAATTACTATAACTTTTCAGGAACTTGAACCTGCTAGCTTTCATAAAGATTCTGAAGAAGTTTGACAAAGTAAGTAATTAAGTCACTCaggttttccttttttcttttcaaatgcTGCTTGATACTATGTATTTTGGTCTGCATAATTAATGGAAAGTTTACTATTGgtgtttatatttttctgaTCTCTAGGTCACAGGAAAACAAGTTCTTCCAATCTATTTAAAAGTTGTTGAAAGCTCCTACTTCAACAGCTCAGACAAGGTAATCAATAACCGAATCCTAAAATCCACTATGAAAAATATCTAGTCCTTATTATTCATAGAAATGTTGCAGtgaaaaaatgagaaaatctGCATGCAAAATTATGATAGGGTGAATTCTTAGATGTTTTCCACTATTATTTCTTGGTCTGATTATCCACAGACATTGTCAAGTGGATAGTGATCCTTTTGCTTCATGCCTACATCTACAAAATTTGAACCTAGATATGCTTGtcttttaactttataatCTCTTTTGAACTTGTAATTCAGTTAAGAAGTTGCTTATGATCAGTCTCATAAATGACAGGTAATGAATTTATCAGATGAAGTTGAGGAGCTATTTGTTAAACATTTTGCAGAAGaggacaaaagaaaaggaatgaAATATCTTAAACCTCGACAACATAAAGAATCACATAGTGTAACCTTCTCCATTGGTGAGTTGTtctttcgtttttttttttttttatgaattggaggatattattattattttttgttaagtgggttcttttttaatcaatCATTTTGATGGAAAGTTTTGATCTTTGGTTAAGTTTGTGacaaaaatataagattttaaagtTTCAAAAGAATGGACCCATTAGGCCACTAAGGGAATGCAAATGAAGGGCAGTGCTAGCTGCCTGGTTCACTTTATATTTGGTGGATGATAAAGCATAGGTCCCATGCCACACACCCATTAACATGTTTGACATAAAATAGATCCGTACAAGGACTGAACATGAACAACACTCTTATTGCATAAAAGACAACATCAGTTTTCTTCATGCAATGTAAGACGCTTTTTAGAAAGAGTGAACTGCCTGTGGCCAACAATTTATATTGGACATATGACTAAGAAAATGATCTTTATCCTATAGTTAGAtaagtttttttcttaaaaaaaagaatttaccAAGGTAATTCCATGTCTGCAATTGAATCGTATAAACATACTGTAGATATGTAGATGAACATTGATCTAACATATTTGAACATAATCAGGATTATTCACTGGATGCTTCGTTGCTCTTCTTGCTGGATATGTTATAATGGCTCATATTACTGGGATGTATAGGCAGCAGCCTGATACAGTCTACATGGAAACTGTCTATCCAGTGCTTAGGCAAGTTTCCCTTAATTGGCTATTTTTAGCATGAAACTTGAAAATTCTTATGGTAATAAAAGGAGATTTGCTATATTTTGCAGCATGTTCAGCCTCATGTTCCTACACTTCTTTCTGTATGGTTGCAACATTTACATGTGGAGAAAGACTAGGATTAATTACAGCTTCATTTTTGAATTAGCCCCCATAAAGGAGCTTAAGTGCAGAGATGTGTTCTTGATATGTACCATATCGATGACTGCTGTAGTAGGAGTCATGTTTATTCATTTGTCACTTCTTACAAAAGGGTATTCTTATTCTGAAGTTCAAGCAATTCCGGGTCTTCTTTTATTGGTAATTTCTCGATAAAGAAAACCTGATAGACTTATAGCAGTTCAAGTACCTGCTTTTCCATTTTAAATGGACTTCCAGGTCTTCTTTCGTACTGGACTAACAGTTTCCACTTCTATATCAGATGTTCCTGTCACTGCTATTGTGCCCCTTCAACATATGCTACCGGTCTAGTCGTTACCGTTTCCTCTGTGTGATTAGGAACATAATTTTATCACCTCTCTATAAGGTAAAAACAATTTCCATATTTGGTCATCTGATAGTTTCATAGGCTTATTAACTAAAGCATTAGTTATAACTGTACATACTAAATGTCTCTGCAGGTTGTGATGCTTGACTTCTTCATGGCTGATCAACTTTGTAGTCAAGTAAGTTTGGTTTCTGATAGCATATGAACAATTAGATGCCTAAACATATTGCTAAACTGATGACATTTGTAACTGAATAGGTGCCAATGCTTAGGAACCTGGAGTATGTGGCATGTTACTACATAACTGGAAGCTTTAAAACCCAGGACTATGGCTACTGCATGAGGGCAAAGCATTACCGTGATCTTGCTTATGCAGTGTCCTTCCTGCCCTACTACTGGAGAGCTATGCAGGTAAACGagtgttatttttattagaactGTGTAGACCTATGATTCAACTTATTTGCTTATGgtaattagaaattttgtgattaaggatttcacttaatttttttttttcaccgGGTTTCACTTAATTGGGTGTGCAGTGTGCTAGGCGATGGTTCGACGAAGGACAGACAAGTCACCTTGTCAATCTAGGCAAGTATGTATCAGCAATGTTAGCAGCAGGAGCCAAAGTAGCctatgagaaagaaaagagtgtTGGATGGCTATGTCTTGTTGTGGTTATGTCAAGTGCTGCAACAATTTACCAATTGTATTGGGACTTTGTAAAGGATTGGGGTTTGCTTCAAATCAATTCCAAGAATCCTTGGCTAAGAAATGAATTAGTGCTTCGTCGAAAGTTCATTTACTACTTCTCCATGGTACAGTATTATGTCCTCACTCCGTTCCATTCCTCTCATTATCAGTGGAACAAGATGGATAGGAATTTTAATTTCCACCCAATATCCAGTATATTGGCACCTGCCAAGTTATTCTGTTCTCCGATTAGACAAATCAACTTGcctattttcatatttaggcTATCAAGATCAAGATAAGATGTTAGAATTAAGACAATGAACATATTCCTATGAAAAAGGATTCATTATTGGCATTTTCCAACATAGAGGAAGATTCCCATCCAACATAGCTAGCCTGTGATGGACAACCA
This window harbors:
- the LOC8264513 gene encoding phosphate transporter PHO1 homolog 1, whose product is MVKFSKQFEGQLVPEWKEAFVDYWQLKKDLKKFHFLNINSNNPTKHQNHHASFLSSLKKYSPFAHQHREHGAIQVHKKLASSASKGDMYETELLEQFEDTDAVREFFACLDLQLNKVNQFYKTKEKEFLERGDSLKKQMDILIELKSAFKRQRGKGSSAQDSKEDTTISCTISCEQDSVRDRTEEDQVVQDTSTEDLQRIEEMDSPGSEAIGKSLRMKREESKLRSLSGRVFNFQGKNLKINIPLTTPSRTFSAISYLLWEDLVNQSSKKCNPEESRLHINKTKLHHAEKMIKGAMVELYKGLGYLKTYRNLNLLAFIKILKKFDKVTGKQVLPIYLKVVESSYFNSSDKVMNLSDEVEELFVKHFAEEDKRKGMKYLKPRQHKESHSVTFSIGLFTGCFVALLAGYVIMAHITGMYRQQPDTVYMETVYPVLSMFSLMFLHFFLYGCNIYMWRKTRINYSFIFELAPIKELKCRDVFLICTISMTAVVGVMFIHLSLLTKGYSYSEVQAIPGLLLLMFLSLLLCPFNICYRSSRYRFLCVIRNIILSPLYKVVMLDFFMADQLCSQVPMLRNLEYVACYYITGSFKTQDYGYCMRAKHYRDLAYAVSFLPYYWRAMQCARRWFDEGQTSHLVNLGKYVSAMLAAGAKVAYEKEKSVGWLCLVVVMSSAATIYQLYWDFVKDWGLLQINSKNPWLRNELVLRRKFIYYFSMGLNLVLRLAWLQTVLHSSFEHVDYRVTGLFLAALEVIRRGHWNFYRLENEHLNNAGKFRAVKTVPLPFHEVEEED